A window from Enterocloster bolteae encodes these proteins:
- a CDS encoding ABC transporter permease, producing the protein MNQPTNHITRIRKYLVWLFWIAVWQTANLLIHNNIIFVGPLDMVKALAEQAADPAFWATILNSFARISLGFLGAFALSILLGSLAYLFPLVKELLDPVMLLIKSVPVASFVILALIWIGSRNLAVFTSFLVVVPMVYVSTLSGLKHTDKKLLEMARVFRMPMWKRIHYIYVPALLPYLVNGCRTALGMSWKSGVAAEVIGIPEGSIGEQLYYSKLYLDTAGLFAWTFVIIIISALFERFFLYLLKKIKH; encoded by the coding sequence ATGAATCAACCTACAAATCACATCACACGAATACGTAAATATCTGGTTTGGCTGTTCTGGATTGCAGTATGGCAGACAGCCAATCTCCTGATACACAACAATATTATATTCGTAGGCCCTCTGGACATGGTAAAGGCCCTGGCAGAACAGGCGGCGGACCCGGCCTTCTGGGCCACCATCCTGAATTCCTTTGCCAGGATAAGTCTTGGATTCCTGGGGGCCTTTGCCCTAAGCATCCTCCTGGGAAGCCTGGCCTACCTCTTTCCCCTGGTAAAGGAGCTGCTGGACCCGGTCATGCTTCTGATTAAATCTGTTCCGGTTGCCTCCTTTGTTATCCTGGCACTGATATGGATTGGCTCCCGCAACCTGGCAGTATTCACCTCTTTTCTGGTGGTGGTGCCCATGGTCTATGTGAGCACTCTGTCCGGGCTGAAACACACGGATAAAAAACTGCTGGAAATGGCCCGAGTTTTCCGTATGCCCATGTGGAAGCGCATCCACTATATCTATGTGCCAGCCCTCCTTCCATACCTTGTAAACGGGTGCCGTACAGCTCTTGGTATGAGCTGGAAATCCGGCGTGGCCGCGGAAGTCATCGGCATACCGGAAGGTTCCATCGGAGAACAGCTGTACTACTCCAAACTGTATCTTGACACGGCCGGGCTATTTGCCTGGACCTTTGTCATCATAATAATCAGCGCATTGTTTGAACGTTTTTTTCTTTATCTGCTAAAGAAAATAAAGCATTAA
- a CDS encoding ATP-binding cassette domain-containing protein, with amino-acid sequence MTLELQHISKSYDGLPVLKNLNLSFQQGQCYCLMSPSGSGKTTLLRILMGLEQADHGLILADGTPQDMSSLPASAVFQEDRLCESFSPIENVAMCAGRSLKAPRIKWELARLLPEECLNRPVSTLSGGMKRRVAVARALLIPSHILLMDEPFTGMDDELKCNVISYIREKQDGRLLILSTHQEEDVELIGGELVRLENCMDV; translated from the coding sequence ATGACCCTGGAATTGCAACATATTTCCAAATCCTATGACGGGCTGCCCGTATTAAAGAACCTGAACCTGTCCTTTCAGCAGGGCCAATGTTATTGTCTCATGAGTCCATCCGGTTCAGGCAAAACTACTCTGCTGCGCATTCTCATGGGGTTGGAGCAAGCAGACCATGGCTTGATACTGGCAGACGGAACCCCCCAGGACATGAGTTCCCTGCCTGCTTCCGCTGTCTTTCAGGAGGACCGGCTCTGCGAATCCTTTTCTCCGATTGAAAATGTAGCCATGTGTGCCGGCCGGTCGCTCAAGGCTCCCCGTATTAAATGGGAATTGGCCCGCCTGCTTCCGGAGGAATGCCTGAACCGCCCTGTATCCACCTTAAGCGGCGGCATGAAGCGCCGTGTGGCTGTCGCCCGTGCCCTTCTTATCCCCTCCCATATTCTTCTCATGGATGAACCTTTTACCGGCATGGATGACGAATTGAAATGCAATGTCATTTCATATATCAGGGAAAAACAAGACGGACGGCTTTTAATCCTCTCAACCCACCAGGAGGAGGATGTGGAACTCATTGGCGGAGAGCTGGTGAGATTGGAAAACTGTATGGACGTATGA